Proteins from a single region of Lysinibacillus sp. JNUCC-52:
- a CDS encoding GNAT family N-acetyltransferase: MRVLLADCRDAPVVHNLMLQAFKEYEHATPPSSALSETVESIEQALNKGEQAFISYMEDQPVAMVRFTLNDEGIYFFRLSVIPQMQGQGLAKALIAKLEDYARAQGKRISECKVRMNVPRNIELYRSLGYVITKEMLGENRNGFSLPIVTMEKKL, from the coding sequence ATGAGGGTACTTTTAGCAGATTGTCGGGATGCACCAGTAGTGCATAATTTAATGCTTCAGGCTTTTAAAGAATACGAACATGCAACGCCACCCTCCAGTGCATTAAGTGAAACAGTGGAATCCATTGAACAGGCGCTAAATAAAGGTGAGCAAGCTTTTATTAGTTATATGGAAGATCAACCAGTAGCAATGGTTCGATTTACGTTAAATGATGAAGGTATTTATTTCTTTCGATTATCTGTCATTCCACAAATGCAAGGTCAAGGGCTGGCTAAAGCATTAATAGCGAAGCTTGAAGATTATGCACGTGCACAAGGGAAAAGGATTAGTGAATGTAAAGTGCGTATGAATGTTCCGCGAAATATTGAGTTATACCGTTCGTTAGGATATGTTATCACTAAAGAAATGCTAGGAGAAAATCGTAATGGCTTTTCTCTTCCGATAGTAACAATGGAAAAGAAACTTTAG
- a CDS encoding YfiT family bacillithiol transferase, producing the protein MNDLRYPIGQFQFPEVVTAQQVKKWIDDIRLLPRQLAEALSGASEQSLAKSYRENGWTVTQLVHHLADSHMNSFMRFKLALTEDTPKIKPYNEVDWAMLPDSDMPVATSYRLLESLHERWVYLLTTLTSEQLQRAFQHPDSGLMTLEKALALYAWHGKHHLAHIQNALAK; encoded by the coding sequence ATGAATGATTTACGATATCCGATTGGACAATTTCAATTTCCAGAAGTAGTGACCGCACAGCAAGTAAAAAAATGGATTGATGATATCCGTCTGTTGCCGAGACAATTAGCGGAGGCATTAAGTGGAGCAAGTGAACAATCATTAGCAAAATCCTACCGGGAGAATGGCTGGACTGTAACGCAGCTAGTCCATCATCTAGCGGATAGCCACATGAATAGTTTTATGCGCTTTAAGTTAGCTTTAACCGAAGATACACCGAAGATTAAACCCTACAATGAAGTGGACTGGGCAATGCTTCCAGATTCGGATATGCCAGTTGCGACTTCCTATAGGTTGCTTGAAAGTTTACATGAACGTTGGGTTTATTTGCTGACAACTTTAACAAGTGAGCAATTACAACGAGCTTTTCAACATCCAGACAGCGGGCTAATGACGCTTGAAAAAGCACTCGCTCTCTATGCATGGCATGGAAAGCATCATCTTGCCCATATACAGAATGCTCTTGCGAAATAG
- a CDS encoding ABC transporter ATP-binding protein yields the protein MENLSSGYEHVRVFEGLNLTIEEGKVTTIIGPNGCGKSTLLKTIGRILKKQQGTVYLQEQNMQNLSTKEIAKKLAILSQTPIAPGQLKVEELIAYGRYPHRNNVNRLTKKDEEMIEWALTVTNTLEYRNRELAQLSGGQRQRVWLAMALAQETSILLLDEPTTYLDMAHQLEVLDIVKNLNEQHNCTIVMVLHDINHAARYSDHLIAMRQGVIMETGTPQEILCEDVMRKVFNISARIMEDPATNTPVCYGYDVLKEEDK from the coding sequence ATGGAAAATTTGTCCTCAGGTTATGAGCATGTTCGTGTATTTGAAGGATTGAATTTAACGATAGAAGAAGGAAAAGTGACAACGATTATAGGCCCTAATGGCTGTGGAAAATCAACCTTATTAAAAACAATAGGGCGCATTTTAAAGAAACAACAGGGAACGGTTTATTTACAGGAACAAAATATGCAAAATTTGTCGACGAAAGAAATTGCAAAAAAGTTAGCCATCTTATCACAAACACCTATTGCACCAGGACAGTTAAAGGTAGAGGAGCTTATCGCTTACGGTCGGTACCCACATCGTAATAATGTCAATCGCTTAACAAAGAAGGATGAAGAAATGATAGAGTGGGCCTTAACGGTCACGAATACATTGGAGTATCGCAACCGAGAGCTTGCACAGCTTTCTGGAGGTCAACGTCAGCGTGTTTGGCTAGCAATGGCATTAGCACAAGAAACGAGTATTTTGCTGTTAGACGAGCCAACGACTTATTTAGATATGGCGCATCAGTTAGAAGTTTTAGATATCGTCAAAAATTTAAATGAACAACATAACTGTACGATTGTCATGGTTTTGCATGATATTAACCATGCAGCAAGATATTCAGACCATCTAATAGCAATGCGTCAAGGAGTTATAATGGAGACGGGAACACCACAGGAAATTTTATGTGAGGACGTTATGCGAAAAGTGTTCAATATTTCGGCAAGAATTATGGAAGACCCAGCAACAAACACCCCCGTATGCTATGGCTATGATGTGTTAAAGGAGGAAGATAAATGA
- a CDS encoding alpha/beta hydrolase, giving the protein MTVEQAMNINDFKSIEMTSKFTDYTYTINIYVPQGEIPQGGFPVLYVLDGSSYFHLVKEAVRLQSRNAPKTGIVPAIVVGVGHGADMHERRFYDFTAPAETYSYPARFKGNGYDKHGGAVGFSRFLQEELKPQIQQQFLINEQQQTLFGHSLAGYFVLWQLFNEKSSFQRYIAISPSIWWNEHELFHKANVFMKEHKQVNEHLFIGVGELETFMVDDGRQMTNELEKIMGIEFYEALEENHASVVPTVMSRAIRFMNKN; this is encoded by the coding sequence ATGACAGTAGAACAAGCAATGAACATAAATGACTTTAAATCTATTGAAATGACTTCGAAGTTTACAGATTATACGTATACGATAAACATCTATGTACCTCAAGGGGAAATACCTCAAGGTGGCTTTCCTGTTTTATATGTATTAGATGGATCTTCATACTTCCATTTAGTGAAGGAAGCAGTTCGTCTACAAAGTCGAAATGCGCCTAAAACAGGCATCGTACCTGCTATTGTCGTCGGTGTAGGACATGGGGCTGATATGCATGAACGACGTTTTTATGATTTTACAGCACCAGCCGAAACGTATAGCTATCCTGCAAGATTTAAAGGAAATGGCTATGATAAGCATGGTGGTGCGGTGGGCTTTAGTCGCTTTTTACAGGAGGAACTAAAGCCACAAATTCAACAGCAATTCCTTATAAATGAACAGCAACAAACTTTATTTGGTCACTCTTTAGCAGGTTATTTTGTGTTGTGGCAATTATTTAATGAAAAGTCTAGTTTCCAACGCTATATCGCCATTAGCCCTTCCATTTGGTGGAATGAACACGAATTATTCCATAAAGCAAATGTATTTATGAAAGAGCACAAGCAAGTGAACGAACATTTATTTATCGGTGTTGGAGAGCTAGAAACTTTTATGGTAGATGATGGACGGCAAATGACAAATGAGTTAGAGAAAATAATGGGCATTGAATTTTATGAAGCATTAGAAGAGAATCATGCGTCTGTCGTACCGACTGTAATGAGTAGAGCAATACGTTTTATGAATAAAAATTAA
- a CDS encoding exosporium glycoprotein BclB-related protein has product MFLNDPNGCGCSSRSGNMDCPNFGPFLAVDVACIPPIQPTTEGSIIPFSSGVTPVVLTSLVTGLIATPSLIGFGTAVPGVTLVGETLDLTGIITEAFTVPRAGSITGLSASFSATAAVTLVGTTTVTATIYRAPAGSSVYTATTATVNLAPPFTGLIALGATAFGSGSFAPVPVAAGDKLVMVYSITTAGVAIAQVLTGTASAGITIL; this is encoded by the coding sequence ATGTTCTTAAATGATCCTAATGGATGTGGTTGCTCATCAAGATCTGGTAATATGGATTGCCCAAACTTCGGTCCATTTTTAGCAGTTGATGTTGCATGCATTCCACCAATACAGCCAACTACAGAAGGTTCTATTATTCCATTCTCTTCTGGGGTTACACCTGTTGTGTTAACTTCTTTAGTGACTGGTTTAATTGCTACACCGTCCCTTATCGGATTCGGTACTGCCGTTCCTGGCGTTACGCTTGTTGGAGAAACACTTGATTTAACTGGCATAATAACAGAAGCATTTACAGTGCCACGTGCTGGTAGTATTACAGGCCTTTCTGCATCATTCTCGGCTACGGCTGCCGTTACGTTAGTGGGCACTACTACAGTTACGGCTACAATCTATCGTGCACCTGCTGGAAGCTCGGTTTATACAGCTACAACTGCTACTGTTAACTTAGCTCCTCCATTTACAGGCTTAATTGCGCTAGGTGCTACTGCATTTGGTTCAGGCAGTTTTGCACCAGTTCCAGTCGCTGCTGGTGACAAACTAGTAATGGTGTACTCCATTACTACAGCTGGTGTTGCTATTGCTCAAGTACTTACAGGTACTGCAAGTGCAGGTATTACAATTCTATAA
- a CDS encoding FecCD family ABC transporter permease, with product MHKKTSRAVMMTVAILLLFILGASYLHITNGVFDMSVIDVLKTLLRIEPNPKFDLVIFEFRLPRIVIAALVGVGLGMAGVVLQGITRNGLADPGILGINAGAGAAVVIFMFFFQFRVVTADIHSWLSILIMPIFGFVGGTMAAALIFSFAMKNGHLDMQRLILTGIAINSGFGALSLFLSLKMNAQDYESAAVWMAGSIYNANWIFVVSMLPWLLLLGFYVYRKSYLLDYFQLEEDSITSLGIALEKEKIKLLLASVGLVSACVSVSGSIGFIGLMAPHIAKQLVGIQHRYVMPVSALIGACLLVFADFIGKTVFAPSELAVGIVVSIIGIPYFLYLLVKSKA from the coding sequence ATGCATAAAAAAACTTCCCGTGCAGTTATGATGACGGTTGCTATACTTCTATTATTTATTTTAGGGGCAAGCTACCTCCATATTACAAATGGCGTTTTTGATATGTCGGTAATAGATGTATTAAAAACACTCCTCCGCATTGAACCAAACCCGAAATTTGATCTTGTCATTTTTGAATTTCGTTTACCACGAATTGTTATAGCAGCACTTGTTGGTGTCGGTCTTGGGATGGCAGGTGTCGTATTGCAAGGCATTACACGCAATGGCTTGGCAGACCCAGGTATTCTAGGTATTAACGCTGGTGCGGGTGCTGCAGTAGTTATTTTTATGTTTTTCTTTCAATTCCGTGTAGTGACAGCGGATATTCATAGCTGGTTATCTATTTTAATCATGCCGATTTTTGGTTTTGTCGGTGGTACGATGGCCGCAGCTTTAATTTTTTCATTTGCTATGAAAAATGGTCATTTAGATATGCAGCGGTTAATTTTAACGGGTATCGCTATTAATAGCGGATTTGGTGCGTTATCGCTGTTTCTATCTTTGAAAATGAACGCACAAGATTATGAATCCGCAGCAGTATGGATGGCTGGTTCTATTTATAATGCTAATTGGATTTTTGTTGTATCCATGCTACCATGGCTTCTTTTGCTAGGTTTTTATGTTTATCGGAAATCGTATTTACTCGACTATTTTCAATTAGAAGAAGACAGTATTACTAGCTTAGGCATAGCGCTTGAAAAGGAGAAAATTAAATTATTATTAGCGAGTGTTGGCTTAGTGAGCGCCTGTGTCTCCGTATCTGGAAGTATTGGCTTTATTGGCTTAATGGCGCCTCATATTGCGAAACAGCTTGTTGGCATTCAACATCGTTATGTTATGCCAGTAAGTGCTTTAATAGGTGCGTGCCTGCTTGTGTTCGCTGACTTTATTGGTAAAACGGTCTTTGCACCTTCAGAGCTAGCAGTTGGGATTGTTGTTTCGATTATTGGTATTCCGTACTTCTTATATTTACTAGTGAAGTCAAAAGCATAG